A region of Salinibacter sp. 10B DNA encodes the following proteins:
- a CDS encoding S41 family peptidase has translation MSLIVVSLVSSLMLGIGVGAWMPPDDDYFELRKNFRIFGAVYEELVTSYVTPVSPKHLMRTGIEAMLDELDPYTTFLDEADNANIDIITEGRYGGVGLNIGTRGGKITVVAPVEGASGYKQGIRAGDVLRQVNEQPVAPLSVEDVQTLLRGEPGTTVRVTVEREGAPALLEFSLKREEIDLENVTYNGLVGEASDVGYVKLERFTRNAAAEVESALQALREQNDLRGVVLDLRDNPGGLLRAAVEVSELFLPNGAVIVSTEGRLSEASNTYRSDRTPLMPDVPLVVLVNGYSASASEIVAGAVQDHDRGAVLGTTTYGKGLVQAVRSLPHNTSLKITTAQYHTPSGRSIQNLDQSPFRDTTTAGDTTMVTHTTTHGRTVRDQNGLRPDVTVRIADTSALEAALKRRAAFFYYANHYAASRDTLAEDFAVTGGTLEDFRVWLQKEEIRYPTDAEHAVRQLRQEFGADTYEAVKEEVAVLREAIRAEKRDAFRTHAEDLKRHLEREILARFVTESQRTAALLPQDRQVEAAVRLLHDGNRYEEILTPKEE, from the coding sequence GTGTCCCTGATCGTTGTCTCGCTGGTCTCCTCCCTGATGCTGGGGATTGGGGTTGGAGCCTGGATGCCGCCGGACGACGACTATTTTGAGCTTCGGAAAAACTTCCGCATCTTTGGGGCCGTCTACGAGGAGCTCGTGACCAGCTATGTCACGCCCGTAAGTCCGAAGCATCTGATGCGGACGGGCATCGAGGCGATGCTGGATGAGCTCGATCCCTACACCACGTTCCTCGACGAGGCCGACAACGCGAACATTGATATTATCACGGAGGGACGGTACGGCGGCGTGGGGCTAAACATCGGCACGCGCGGCGGCAAGATTACGGTGGTGGCACCGGTGGAAGGGGCCAGTGGATACAAGCAGGGCATTCGTGCAGGCGACGTGCTTCGGCAGGTGAACGAGCAGCCGGTGGCGCCGCTGTCGGTGGAGGACGTGCAGACGCTGTTGCGGGGCGAGCCGGGCACGACGGTGCGCGTGACGGTCGAGCGGGAAGGGGCGCCGGCGCTCCTGGAATTTTCACTCAAGCGGGAGGAGATTGATCTGGAAAACGTAACCTACAACGGTCTCGTGGGGGAGGCGTCGGATGTCGGGTACGTAAAACTGGAGCGCTTTACCCGCAACGCGGCGGCGGAGGTCGAGTCGGCCCTGCAGGCCCTTCGCGAGCAGAACGACCTGCGCGGGGTCGTTCTCGATCTGCGGGACAATCCCGGGGGATTGTTACGTGCAGCGGTTGAGGTGTCCGAGCTCTTTCTGCCGAACGGAGCGGTGATCGTGTCTACCGAAGGGCGGCTGTCCGAGGCCAGCAACACGTACCGGAGTGACCGCACGCCTCTCATGCCCGATGTGCCACTCGTGGTGTTGGTGAACGGCTACAGCGCGTCGGCAAGCGAGATTGTGGCCGGGGCTGTTCAGGACCACGACCGGGGAGCGGTCCTGGGAACGACCACCTACGGCAAAGGGCTCGTGCAGGCCGTTCGTTCTCTCCCGCACAACACCTCGCTGAAAATCACGACGGCCCAGTACCACACCCCCAGTGGCCGGAGCATCCAGAACCTGGATCAGAGTCCCTTCCGCGACACGACGACCGCCGGCGACACGACAATGGTAACCCACACGACCACGCACGGCCGCACCGTACGCGACCAAAATGGGCTTCGGCCCGATGTGACCGTGCGGATTGCCGATACGAGTGCACTCGAAGCCGCGCTGAAGCGTCGCGCTGCGTTCTTTTACTACGCCAACCACTACGCCGCCTCGCGGGACACGCTGGCCGAGGATTTTGCGGTCACCGGCGGCACACTGGAGGACTTCCGGGTGTGGCTCCAGAAGGAGGAAATTCGGTATCCCACCGACGCCGAACATGCGGTTCGTCAGCTCCGGCAGGAGTTTGGGGCCGACACCTACGAGGCGGTCAAAGAGGAGGTGGCGGTACTCCGGGAGGCGATTCGAGCCGAGAAGCGGGATGCCTTCCGTACCCATGCGGAGGACTTGAAGCGGCACTTGGAACGGGAGATTCTCGCCCGGTTCGTTACGGAGTCGCAGCGTACGGCGGCCTTGCTTCCGCAGGACCGTCAGGTGGAAGCGGCGGTGCGGCTGCTGCACGACGGCAATCGGTACGAGGAGATTTTGACGCCGAAAGAAGAGTAA
- the glyA gene encoding serine hydroxymethyltransferase, with amino-acid sequence MSRLSTQDPEVYDAIQKEVQRQNDGLELIASENFASPAVMEAMGTPLTNKYAEGLPGKRYYGGCKYVDVAEELAQERAQELFGCDWVNVQPHAGAQANAAVYLTLLEPGDTFLGLDLSHGGHLTHGSPVNFSGILYNAEYYGVEKDTGRIDMNKVRDRAKEVQPKMISIGASAYPRDFDYEAFRDIADEVGAYLWMDMAHTAGLIAGGVLNDPMPHTHVVTTTTHKTLRGPRGGMILLGDDYENPMGKTARKSGRTKMMSELLDSAVFPGTQGGPLMHVIAAKAVAFKEALQPSFDEYAQQVVDNAKALGAAMTDRGYDLVSDGTDNHLILIDLRNKGITGKTAETALEEAGITANKNMVPFDDKSPFVTSGLRLGTPAMTTRGFGTDEFAHVGALIDQVLQNPEDEEVQQNVKREVKDLCDQFPLYDAAVA; translated from the coding sequence ATGAGTCGTCTTTCCACGCAGGACCCCGAAGTCTACGATGCCATCCAGAAGGAGGTGCAGCGCCAGAACGACGGGCTGGAGCTCATCGCCTCCGAAAATTTCGCCTCCCCCGCCGTGATGGAGGCGATGGGCACTCCTCTCACCAACAAGTACGCTGAAGGCCTGCCGGGCAAGCGCTACTACGGCGGCTGCAAGTACGTGGACGTGGCGGAAGAGCTGGCGCAGGAGCGTGCACAGGAGCTCTTCGGCTGCGACTGGGTGAACGTCCAGCCGCACGCCGGTGCGCAGGCCAATGCGGCGGTCTACCTGACGCTACTGGAGCCAGGCGATACGTTCCTCGGCCTCGACCTTTCCCATGGCGGCCACCTTACGCACGGCTCCCCCGTCAACTTTTCCGGCATCCTCTACAACGCCGAGTACTACGGGGTGGAAAAGGACACCGGGCGCATCGACATGAACAAGGTGCGCGACCGGGCCAAGGAGGTACAGCCGAAGATGATTTCGATCGGGGCCAGTGCCTACCCGCGCGACTTTGACTATGAGGCGTTCCGCGACATTGCCGACGAGGTGGGGGCCTATCTTTGGATGGACATGGCCCACACGGCCGGCCTCATTGCGGGGGGCGTGCTCAACGACCCCATGCCCCACACCCACGTCGTCACCACCACGACGCACAAGACGCTCCGCGGCCCGCGCGGCGGCATGATCCTGCTGGGCGACGACTACGAGAATCCGATGGGCAAGACGGCCCGCAAGAGCGGCCGGACGAAGATGATGAGCGAGCTTCTGGATTCCGCTGTCTTCCCCGGCACGCAGGGCGGACCCCTCATGCACGTGATTGCCGCAAAGGCCGTGGCCTTCAAGGAAGCCCTGCAGCCGTCGTTTGACGAGTATGCACAGCAGGTGGTCGACAATGCAAAGGCGCTCGGGGCGGCGATGACAGATCGAGGCTACGACCTCGTGTCCGACGGCACCGATAACCACCTCATCCTCATTGACCTGCGAAATAAGGGCATCACCGGCAAAACGGCCGAGACGGCGCTCGAAGAGGCGGGCATCACCGCCAATAAAAACATGGTGCCGTTTGACGACAAGAGCCCGTTTGTAACGAGTGGCCTCCGCCTCGGCACCCCCGCCATGACCACGCGCGGATTCGGGACCGACGAGTTTGCACACGTGGGTGCCCTCATTGATCAGGTGCTGCAGAATCCAGAGGATGAAGAGGTCCAGCAGAACGTGAAGCGAGAAGTGAAAGACCTCTGCGACCAATTTCCGCTCTACGATGCTGCCGTAGCTTAG
- a CDS encoding T9SS C-terminal target domain-containing protein, which translates to MHFAVRVLYIFFAAFGLMTLPAQGQSAATYDTTTVDGQKAVVIGTSTAGIAHPTHGPDVTWTSDYVWILDDLVFVDKGQTLRVEPGTVVKGDAGDGADASALVVARGGTIFAEGTAEKPIIFTSIKDDLTTTEDLPDDFRGGWGGVIILGRAPINTAAGLHDIEGVPPDAFRNVYGGDDPSDSSGVLRYVSIRHGGTVLKENEEINGLTLGGVGRGTTIEYVEVFNNKDDGFEWFGGTVDAKHLVSAFATDDSYDIDQGYQGRGQFWLAIQNSYYADHAGEHDGGEANYGGEDSKPYSAPQLYNMTYVGSGMQGTGSTALNLRDNFAGAYHNSMFVDFPQKLVRIEDVSGTETGDSRARFEDGTLQLEGNLFGQIAGSFVTGKGVAASGLVVNDGAFGERVADYLADNNTLTGQVPLQTLSRSSRGFLRALDPRPTQEALVVSGVPEPRGDFFEAVDYIGAFGEQENWARSWTYVGRGGSEYPGLGLIDGGSPETSETSTEQE; encoded by the coding sequence ATGCACTTTGCTGTACGTGTCTTGTACATTTTCTTCGCTGCGTTTGGGCTGATGACCCTGCCTGCACAGGGGCAGTCCGCGGCCACCTACGACACGACCACCGTGGATGGCCAAAAGGCTGTGGTAATCGGCACCAGTACCGCCGGTATCGCGCATCCCACCCACGGCCCGGACGTCACCTGGACAAGCGACTACGTCTGGATTCTGGATGACCTCGTGTTCGTCGACAAAGGGCAGACGCTTCGGGTCGAGCCGGGCACGGTCGTGAAGGGAGATGCCGGGGACGGGGCCGACGCCAGCGCGCTCGTCGTGGCTCGCGGCGGTACGATCTTCGCCGAGGGCACTGCGGAGAAGCCGATCATTTTCACGAGCATCAAGGACGATCTAACGACGACCGAGGATCTCCCTGACGACTTTCGCGGCGGGTGGGGCGGCGTCATCATTCTGGGTCGGGCCCCCATCAATACCGCTGCCGGTCTTCATGACATCGAGGGCGTGCCGCCCGATGCCTTCCGAAATGTGTACGGCGGGGACGATCCGAGCGACAGCTCCGGGGTGCTTCGCTACGTCTCTATCCGTCACGGCGGGACGGTGCTCAAGGAGAACGAGGAAATCAACGGCCTCACGCTCGGGGGCGTCGGGCGCGGCACCACCATCGAGTACGTCGAGGTCTTCAACAACAAGGACGACGGCTTCGAGTGGTTTGGCGGGACCGTGGACGCGAAGCATCTGGTCTCGGCCTTCGCCACGGACGACTCCTACGACATCGATCAGGGCTACCAGGGACGCGGCCAGTTCTGGCTCGCCATTCAAAACAGCTACTACGCCGACCACGCCGGGGAGCACGACGGCGGTGAGGCGAATTACGGAGGGGAAGACAGTAAACCGTACTCTGCTCCCCAGCTCTACAATATGACGTACGTGGGGTCGGGCATGCAGGGCACCGGCAGCACGGCGCTCAACCTCCGTGACAACTTTGCCGGGGCGTACCACAACTCGATGTTCGTCGACTTTCCTCAGAAGCTCGTTCGCATCGAAGACGTATCCGGCACCGAGACCGGCGATAGCCGCGCGCGATTCGAGGACGGCACGCTCCAGCTCGAAGGAAATCTCTTTGGTCAGATTGCCGGTTCGTTTGTGACGGGCAAGGGCGTAGCAGCGAGTGGCCTCGTCGTGAACGACGGAGCGTTCGGTGAGCGGGTGGCCGACTACCTGGCCGACAACAACACGCTCACCGGCCAGGTGCCCCTCCAGACCCTCTCGCGGAGCTCCCGCGGATTTTTGCGGGCGCTCGATCCCCGCCCCACGCAAGAGGCCCTCGTGGTTTCCGGCGTTCCAGAGCCGAGGGGCGACTTCTTTGAGGCGGTGGATTATATCGGCGCATTTGGCGAGCAAGAGAATTGGGCGCGCTCCTGGACGTACGTGGGGCGAGGCGGCAGCGAGTATCCGGGCCTCGGCCTCATCGACGGTGGATCCCCTGAGACTTCGGAGACGTCCACTGAACAAGAATAA
- a CDS encoding sulfite exporter TauE/SafE family protein, with translation MTVMQAVWLAVAGLGAGVLAGLVGIGGGVIFTPVLFAVYGVLDVPEAVRTPLTVGTGLFCTGIAAGASAGHHLRKGAVWPRMALGVGMASAGAVGVVSRFVVTQSWYDNSLFQLLFAAVLLVVVVRMVRGAQESGENAEANAPEPRWGRWVGTGSAAGAVAAAVGVGGGVVLVPAYSRWLRLPLHRAVGTSSATILVISTLSTAAYVWLGVGLDGRPALALGYVDVGTGLLLAGPAVVGAQVGAALAHRWATRWLRWAFAALAVVVAGRLVWGAFG, from the coding sequence ATGACGGTGATGCAGGCGGTGTGGTTGGCAGTCGCAGGGCTCGGGGCGGGCGTGTTGGCAGGGCTCGTCGGGATTGGGGGTGGTGTGATTTTTACGCCGGTGTTGTTTGCCGTGTACGGGGTGCTGGATGTGCCGGAGGCGGTGCGCACTCCCTTGACGGTGGGGACGGGACTCTTCTGTACCGGCATTGCGGCGGGGGCGAGTGCGGGCCACCACCTGCGCAAAGGGGCTGTGTGGCCGCGTATGGCCCTAGGGGTGGGGATGGCAAGCGCAGGGGCCGTAGGCGTTGTTTCTCGCTTCGTTGTCACACAATCGTGGTATGACAACAGTCTCTTCCAGCTTCTCTTTGCGGCGGTGCTGCTTGTGGTGGTCGTGCGAATGGTACGAGGGGCGCAGGAAAGTGGAGAGAATGCAGAGGCAAATGCTCCGGAGCCGCGCTGGGGGCGGTGGGTAGGGACGGGGTCGGCCGCCGGGGCTGTCGCCGCAGCGGTGGGCGTGGGGGGCGGCGTCGTGCTCGTGCCTGCGTACAGCCGGTGGCTTCGGTTGCCACTCCACCGGGCCGTAGGGACGTCCAGCGCCACCATCCTGGTAATCTCGACGCTGAGCACGGCGGCGTACGTGTGGCTGGGAGTGGGGCTCGACGGCCGGCCGGCCCTTGCGCTTGGCTACGTTGATGTGGGCACCGGCCTTCTGCTGGCGGGGCCTGCCGTTGTGGGGGCGCAGGTCGGCGCAGCGCTTGCCCATCGATGGGCGACGCGCTGGTTGCGATGGGCGTTCGCGGCATTGGCTGTCGTTGTGGCGGGGCGGCTGGTGTGGGGGGCGTTCGGATAA
- a CDS encoding class I SAM-dependent methyltransferase → MGLEPNPHMHSFLQEQLAERDMEGELRTSPAQDTGLPTASADIVISTLVLCSVPDLEETLAELRRILKPGGRLLFIEHVAAPRNTGAVLDAAGFGAVTYERFDTGLPVVSPHIMGTATASEEGR, encoded by the coding sequence ATTGGGCTGGAGCCGAATCCGCACATGCACTCTTTTCTCCAAGAGCAGCTGGCTGAACGGGACATGGAGGGGGAGCTTCGCACCAGCCCTGCACAGGACACCGGTCTGCCGACGGCAAGTGCCGACATCGTCATCAGCACACTGGTTCTGTGCTCCGTGCCCGACCTCGAGGAGACGCTTGCCGAACTCCGACGTATTCTAAAACCCGGCGGGCGCCTCCTCTTCATCGAGCACGTAGCCGCGCCCCGCAACACGGGAGCGGTCCTGGATGCTGCGGGGTTCGGGGCGGTGACGTACGAGCGTTTTGACACGGGCCTTCCGGTTGTTTCTCCACACATCATGGGGACGGCCACCGCGAGCGAGGAGGGACGATGA
- a CDS encoding DUF4159 domain-containing protein, giving the protein MQYGFRVLFFVVMGLAGAGMIAPAVAQEDASVQVARVKYSGGGDWYSDEESLTELLAFVRQHTLLDVRPQEAVVELTSDKVFTYPYLYLTGHGNVTFSPAEADRLRRYLQQGGFLHIDDNYGLDEYIREELKKVFPEKELVELPFDHPIYSTRYTFSDGLPKIHEHDGERPQGYGLLHDSGRVMVFYTHETDLGDGWEPASVHNNPPEKRRAALRMGVNILTYAMTH; this is encoded by the coding sequence ATGCAATACGGTTTCCGTGTGCTGTTCTTTGTGGTGATGGGGCTTGCCGGGGCGGGCATGATTGCTCCTGCGGTGGCTCAGGAAGACGCCTCCGTTCAGGTGGCCCGGGTAAAGTACAGCGGGGGAGGCGACTGGTACAGCGACGAGGAGTCGCTGACGGAGCTTCTCGCGTTTGTGCGACAGCATACGCTGCTCGACGTGAGACCGCAGGAGGCGGTGGTGGAGTTGACGAGCGACAAGGTCTTTACCTATCCGTACCTCTATCTCACCGGGCACGGCAACGTCACCTTTTCCCCGGCCGAGGCCGACCGACTGCGCCGCTACTTGCAGCAGGGCGGGTTCCTGCACATTGATGACAACTACGGCCTCGACGAGTACATCCGCGAGGAGCTAAAGAAGGTGTTTCCGGAGAAGGAGCTTGTGGAACTCCCGTTCGACCATCCGATCTACAGCACCCGGTACACCTTTTCGGACGGCCTGCCCAAGATTCACGAGCACGACGGCGAGCGGCCGCAGGGCTACGGCCTTCTCCACGACAGTGGACGTGTGATGGTCTTCTACACGCACGAGACCGACCTTGGAGACGGGTGGGAACCGGCGTCGGTGCACAACAATCCACCGGAGAAGCGCCGTGCTGCCCTTCGAATGGGGGTCAACATCCTCACCTATGCGATGACGCACTAA
- a CDS encoding orotate phosphoribosyltransferase, whose translation MDRSTLSSSARADLVELGRRLYDRALIRREDELITDPRGQPIGWLLDTRIPMLDGELFSEVGAVLTRRLRDQDVHQVVGYGFGAYPLVCSVLSGPESDAFKGGLIRDERKEHGRRRLVEGPIDPEQPVVLLDDIINSGRSASRALHLLRREGLEVVGLLTLFNFTWSSGQTRIENEGLWVDSLLDLNLQEGKSSGSDSA comes from the coding sequence ATGGACCGAAGCACATTGAGCTCCTCGGCCCGGGCCGATCTGGTCGAGCTCGGTCGTCGTCTCTACGACCGAGCCCTCATTCGGCGCGAGGACGAGTTGATTACGGATCCGCGCGGGCAGCCCATTGGCTGGCTGCTGGACACGCGCATTCCGATGCTCGACGGAGAACTCTTCAGCGAGGTTGGGGCCGTGTTGACGCGGCGCCTCCGTGACCAGGACGTGCACCAGGTCGTAGGATACGGCTTTGGGGCCTATCCGCTCGTGTGCAGTGTGCTGTCGGGTCCCGAGAGCGACGCGTTCAAGGGCGGACTGATTCGAGATGAGCGCAAGGAGCATGGCCGGCGCCGGCTTGTAGAAGGACCCATTGATCCGGAGCAGCCGGTTGTACTGCTCGACGACATCATCAACAGTGGGCGCAGTGCCTCACGGGCCCTGCATCTGCTTCGGCGGGAGGGGTTGGAGGTGGTCGGCCTGCTTACACTCTTCAACTTCACCTGGAGCAGCGGCCAGACGCGCATTGAGAATGAAGGGCTCTGGGTCGATTCCCTTCTCGACCTAAACCTGCAAGAAGGCAAGAGCAGTGGGTCGGATAGTGCCTAA
- a CDS encoding TonB-dependent receptor, which yields MVDDCLRGVTKLAIAILLGFGLATSPAPAQDPASQNKPKTGTVAGVIVDAQQGEPLPGANVSIKGTTTGTSTDLNGRYRLTGLEAGTYDVLFSFVGFQEKTVTGVEVTAGQTTKIDVTLSEQTAELDEVVIEAEAARDSEAGMLTDRAKAASVSNAISAEAIGRAGAGSAASAMGNVTGASVVEGKYVNVRGLQGRYVTVQLNGTTLPNADPDGNSVALDIFPSSLIDNIVTTKSFTPDKPGTFTGGAVDITTKSFPDDVFLTASFSSSYNTEVGIGGNILRPPSGLEDVPAIADSDLLPPSPSSVPERQEALNQLTRAFATGISPRANDVLGNRSGEVAFGNQFSVLGDRSLGVIASLSYDESFSGYSGGTTARFSQTSIDSERLKPEASYTTQRGVEETLWGGLAGMSFQVAPNHELGVRLLYNRDEEQIARSESGILPRDNISGDRRFETRVSRLIRRTVRTGEIEGMHQFGSGREGVRLEWKTALSVVGRDEPDGRFFPNEFSPEANDTSYAISGPVTGLPTRYFRDLTEQNWSSEVSLKIPVGAAILEAGGSVQTKTREFRERIFKHDAPIGVGYSGSPDEYVGARAGIQEDGSFGTFVTEVPSQGGNYDGNLDRGAGYLMTETPVPGLSSLEFIGGVRLEYTDMALSTLDNATQGSFSQLDVLPSANLVWSLREDMNMRAAYGRTIALPSFREFAPFQSFNFIGDFTERGNPNLDRTTVHNFDLRWEWFPRPGELLSASVYYKDFTDPIERTFVTESVDQGIITYRNRESATVYGLELEAQKQLDGLASWLEHVQVGGNLTLTQSRIDRTEAVLGLLRQFQENPDETRQLQGQSPYLVNLNAGYDNPASGTSVNVFFNRFGDRLQTVSANGANIFERARSTLDANVSQRLIRGVTASVSVKNILDSEEIVSQTFKGNEFVNDQRPLGRSVSVGVSYRY from the coding sequence ATGGTCGACGACTGCCTGCGAGGCGTTACCAAACTCGCGATCGCCATTCTTCTCGGGTTTGGACTCGCCACATCTCCGGCCCCTGCGCAGGATCCTGCGTCTCAGAACAAACCGAAGACGGGGACGGTGGCGGGCGTGATCGTTGATGCCCAGCAGGGCGAGCCGCTGCCCGGGGCCAACGTTTCGATCAAGGGCACCACGACCGGCACCTCCACTGACCTCAACGGTCGGTATCGGTTGACCGGCCTGGAGGCGGGGACGTATGATGTCTTGTTTTCGTTCGTCGGCTTCCAAGAGAAAACCGTGACGGGGGTGGAGGTGACGGCCGGACAGACGACGAAGATCGATGTCACGCTGTCCGAGCAGACGGCGGAGCTCGATGAGGTGGTGATCGAGGCGGAGGCCGCCCGCGATTCAGAGGCAGGGATGCTTACCGATCGAGCCAAGGCCGCGTCTGTCAGCAATGCCATCAGCGCCGAGGCGATTGGGCGGGCCGGGGCAGGAAGTGCGGCGAGCGCCATGGGGAATGTGACTGGAGCCTCCGTCGTCGAGGGCAAATACGTGAACGTGCGCGGCCTGCAGGGGCGATACGTGACCGTTCAGTTGAATGGCACCACACTTCCGAATGCCGATCCCGACGGAAACAGCGTGGCCCTCGACATTTTTCCGTCGAGTCTGATTGACAATATTGTAACCACGAAGTCCTTTACTCCCGACAAGCCCGGGACCTTTACGGGAGGGGCGGTCGACATCACGACGAAGTCGTTTCCGGACGATGTTTTCCTTACGGCGTCGTTTTCGAGCTCCTACAATACGGAGGTTGGCATTGGCGGCAATATTTTGCGTCCCCCAAGCGGATTAGAGGACGTGCCGGCGATTGCAGATAGTGATCTCCTTCCCCCCAGTCCGTCGTCCGTTCCTGAACGACAGGAGGCCTTGAACCAGCTCACGAGGGCGTTTGCGACGGGCATCTCCCCGAGGGCGAACGATGTGCTTGGAAATCGAAGTGGAGAGGTCGCCTTCGGCAACCAGTTCTCTGTGCTGGGCGACCGATCGCTCGGCGTGATTGCCTCGCTCTCATACGACGAGTCCTTTTCGGGCTACAGCGGCGGGACGACGGCCCGCTTTTCGCAAACGAGCATCGACTCGGAGCGGCTCAAACCGGAAGCCTCCTATACGACGCAGCGCGGAGTGGAAGAGACGCTTTGGGGCGGGCTCGCCGGAATGTCGTTCCAGGTTGCCCCCAACCACGAGCTCGGCGTGCGGCTGCTCTACAACCGCGACGAGGAGCAGATTGCCCGTTCTGAATCCGGCATTCTTCCCCGTGACAATATCTCCGGGGATCGGCGGTTTGAGACGCGAGTGTCCCGCCTCATCAGACGTACGGTGCGAACCGGAGAGATCGAAGGAATGCACCAGTTTGGCAGTGGGCGGGAGGGCGTTCGGCTCGAATGGAAAACCGCTCTTTCGGTCGTTGGACGAGACGAGCCGGACGGTCGCTTTTTCCCCAACGAGTTTTCCCCTGAGGCGAACGACACGTCGTATGCAATCTCGGGGCCGGTAACGGGGCTTCCGACCCGATACTTTCGGGATCTCACGGAGCAGAATTGGTCGAGCGAGGTCTCGCTCAAGATCCCGGTCGGGGCGGCCATTCTCGAAGCTGGGGGCAGTGTCCAGACGAAGACCCGCGAGTTTCGGGAACGCATTTTTAAGCACGATGCCCCCATTGGGGTCGGATACAGTGGGAGCCCGGACGAATACGTAGGTGCGCGAGCGGGCATCCAGGAGGACGGAAGCTTCGGGACGTTCGTGACGGAAGTACCCTCGCAGGGCGGCAATTACGACGGCAATCTGGACCGCGGCGCCGGCTACCTTATGACAGAGACCCCGGTCCCGGGCCTGTCGTCTCTTGAATTTATCGGGGGCGTCCGGTTGGAGTATACGGACATGGCGCTGAGCACACTCGACAACGCCACACAGGGCTCATTTTCACAGCTCGATGTGCTCCCCTCCGCCAATCTCGTGTGGTCGCTTCGAGAGGACATGAACATGCGAGCGGCGTACGGACGCACCATCGCATTGCCGTCCTTTCGAGAATTTGCTCCGTTCCAGTCGTTCAACTTCATCGGCGACTTCACCGAACGCGGAAATCCGAACCTCGACCGCACGACCGTCCACAACTTCGATCTGCGCTGGGAGTGGTTTCCGCGGCCCGGCGAACTGCTGTCGGCCAGCGTGTACTACAAAGACTTTACCGACCCGATCGAGCGGACCTTTGTCACAGAGTCTGTCGACCAGGGGATTATCACCTACAGAAATCGGGAAAGCGCAACAGTCTACGGGCTGGAACTGGAAGCGCAGAAGCAGCTTGACGGCCTCGCCTCCTGGCTGGAGCACGTGCAAGTCGGCGGCAATCTCACGCTCACTCAGTCTCGCATCGACCGCACGGAGGCGGTTCTGGGGCTTCTTCGGCAGTTTCAGGAGAACCCGGACGAGACGCGCCAGCTCCAGGGGCAATCGCCTTACCTTGTCAATCTAAATGCCGGGTACGACAATCCGGCGTCGGGCACGAGCGTCAACGTCTTCTTCAACCGGTTTGGGGACCGGCTCCAGACCGTATCGGCGAACGGCGCGAACATCTTCGAGCGGGCCCGGAGCACGCTCGATGCCAACGTCTCGCAGCGACTGATCAGGGGAGTGACGGCGTCGGTGTCGGTCAAAAATATTTTGGACAGCGAGGAGATCGTGTCACAGACCTTCAAAGGAAATGAGTTCGTGAACGACCAGCGTCCGCTTGGGCGCAGCGTGTCGGTCGGCGTGTCCTACCGGTACTGA
- the tatC gene encoding twin-arginine translocase subunit TatC: MPEVPSPETEMSPGMQGDGAANEAAAPDQQGVMPFLDHLEELRWTLIKAGAGVLTTTILCAFFSEWIVNRVLIGPTRPDFFMYGLLGMRPEELNLLNRTITGQFFADIGTIIVVGLIVGSPVVVYYFWKFIEPALYPQEKSGMRFAAAFAAFFFLLGIAFGYLILTPLALQFFAQYTLSPQIENHFDIMTYFSMVSFWALGTGILFELPVVVYFLAKVGILTPETMRAYRKYALLVVLGVGAFLTPPDPISQIIVALPLLGLYELSIYIAAWVTRKRRQELGMEGE, from the coding sequence ATGCCAGAAGTCCCTTCCCCAGAGACGGAGATGTCGCCCGGCATGCAGGGCGACGGGGCGGCAAACGAGGCCGCAGCGCCCGATCAGCAGGGAGTGATGCCCTTCCTGGACCATCTCGAAGAACTGCGGTGGACCCTGATTAAGGCCGGTGCGGGAGTGCTTACCACCACCATCCTCTGCGCCTTCTTCAGCGAGTGGATCGTCAATCGCGTCCTCATCGGGCCCACCCGGCCTGATTTCTTCATGTATGGGCTGTTGGGGATGCGTCCGGAAGAGCTGAACCTGCTCAACCGTACAATTACGGGTCAGTTCTTTGCGGACATTGGGACCATTATCGTCGTGGGCCTTATCGTGGGCTCTCCTGTCGTCGTCTACTACTTCTGGAAATTCATCGAGCCGGCGCTTTACCCGCAGGAAAAGTCGGGCATGCGCTTTGCCGCGGCGTTCGCTGCGTTCTTCTTTCTGCTCGGCATCGCATTTGGGTACCTCATCCTCACGCCCCTGGCGCTTCAGTTCTTTGCGCAGTACACCCTGTCGCCGCAGATCGAGAATCATTTCGACATCATGACCTACTTCAGCATGGTGTCGTTCTGGGCGCTGGGCACGGGCATTCTGTTCGAACTGCCAGTGGTAGTGTATTTCCTGGCGAAGGTGGGGATTCTGACGCCGGAGACGATGCGGGCGTATCGCAAGTATGCCCTCCTCGTGGTTTTGGGGGTGGGTGCCTTCCTCACGCCGCCCGACCCGATCTCGCAGATCATTGTGGCGTTGCCGCTGCTAGGCCTTTATGAGCTCTCGATTTACATTGCCGCGTGGGTGACTCGCAAGCGTCGGCAAGAGCTCGGCATGGAAGGAGAGTAG